Below is a genomic region from Persicimonas caeni.
GACCGATACCAATGAGCGTTTCATCATCACCTTCTGAAATTGAGGATAGTGATTCGGTGCGTTCGGCAGCATAACACGCTGCTCGGTTGCCCAGAAGCAACATCAGCGACGCCGGTCCAATCTCCTTTCTTTCGAGGCGCTTGACAGAGTTCAAAGGGTCCTGAACATCTGTTGGGTGCTGAACGCATGTTTGGTATGCTGCCCGTCGGTCAGCGACGGTTTGTCAGGAGGTATTCGCATGGCCCGACCGCAAGTCAACAGAAACCAAGTCAACAGAAACAAGACGATCAAAGACAAGCTCGCCATCCTCGCCGACGCGGCGAAATACGACGCCTCGTGTGCGAGTAGCGGGGTCAAACGCAAGAACAAGTCGGGCGGGTTGGGCAACTCGACGGGCGTGGGCATCTGTCATAGCTACACGCCCGACGGCCGGTGCATCTCGCTGCTCAAGATCTTGCTGACGAATTTCTGCATTTACGACTGCAAGTACTGCATCAACCGCGCCTCGAGCAACGTGCCGCGGGCGCGGTTCACCCCCGACGAGGTCGTCCGGCTGACCGTCGAGTTCTACAAGCGAAACTATATCGAGGGGCTCTTCTTGAGCTCGGGGATCATCCGCGACGTCGACTACACGATGGACCAGTTGGCCGAGGTCGCCCGCAAGCTTCGCCAGGAGCACGACTTCAACGGCTATATCCACCTCAAGGCGGTGCCGGGCGCGTCCGACGAGGCCGTCCAGAAGGCCGGCCGGTGGGCCGACAGGCTCAGCGCCAACATCGAATTGCCCACCCAGGACGACCTCGACGAACTCGCCCCGGCCAAGACCGTCGACGACGTCGAGAAGACGATGGGCGAGATTCGCCAGCGCCGCGACGAGGCCAAGGCGGCCAAAAAGTCGAAGGCCAAAGACGCCCCCAGGTTCATGCCCGCCGGCCAGAGCACCCAGATGATCGTGGGGGCGACGCCGAGCACCGACCGCACGATTCTGCAGACCGCCGACCGCCTCTACACCAACCACAAGCTCAAGCGCGTCTACTACTCGGCCTACAGCCCCATCCCCGACGTCGACCCGATGCTGCCCGCCCAGACGCCGCCGCTCATCCGCGAGCATCGGTTGTACCAGGCCGACTGGCTCATGCGCTTTTACGGCTTTCAGGCCGCCGAGATCGTCGAGGAGGAGGATAACCTGCCGCTCGACATCGACCCCAAGCTCGCCTGGGCGATTCGCCACCGCGACCTCTTTCCGGTCGACCTGAACCGGGCGAGCTTCGAGGAGATCGTGCGCGTGCCCGGCATCGGCGTGCGCAACGCCAAGCGCATCGTGGCGATGCGCCGCAAGCGCCGGGTGCGCCTGGAGGATCTGCGTAAGATGCGCTCGAACGTGCGCAAGGCCGCGCCCTTTGTGATCACGGCCGACAAAAACCCGCACCTTCGCCGCCTCGACGACCTCGACCTGCGCTACCAATTGGCCGACCGCTCCGAGCAGCTCTCGCTGTTCGACGCCGGCCAGTCGAGTCGTCTTGGAGCGTGATGGAGAACGTGATGGGAGGCCTGATGTTAGAAGTCTGCATCGACAACGGCTGGGAGCAGTGGCGAGACCTCGCCCGCGAACTTGTGCGCCGCGACGTCGCCCCCGTCGACGTGACCTGGCGAGACGCCGGCGAGCGCCAGCAGACGCTGCTCGGCGCCGTCGACACCGTCTCGCTCGACGACGTCCTCGAGCGCCCCCCGACGCGGCCTCGCCCGCGCGTGTCGCGCCGCTTCGTCGACGTCGCCAAGCTCGCCTCCTTCCACCGCGACCCCACGCGCTGGGGCCGCCTCTACAAGTTGTTGTGGCGGCTCGCCGCGGGCGAGGCGGGCCTGATGGACGTGCGCACAGACGCCGACGTCGCCGAGGTCGAGGCGATGGCCAAGGCCGTGCGCCGCGACGCCCACAAGATGAAGGCGTTCGTGCGCTTCAAGAAACTTGTCGTCGACGGCGAGGAGTTCTTCGTGGCCTGGCATCGGCCCGACCACCGCATCGTGCGCAAGGTCGCGCCGTTCTTCAAAGACCGCTTCGCCGCGATGAACTGGACGATCATGACCCCCGACGAGACGGTGAGCTGGGACGGCGAGCGCCTGAGCTTCGACGAGGGCACCCCGCGCTCGGAGGCACCCCAATCGGACGAACTCGAAGGCTTGTGGAAGACCTACTACCGGTCGATCTTCAACCCCGCGCGCATCAAGCTGCAGGCGATGTTCGCCGAGATGCCCAAAAAGCACTGGGCGACGATGCCCGAGACCGCCGCCATCCCGCGCATGCTCCAAGAGGCGTCGGCGCGGGTGCGCTCGATGGTCGACGCCAGCCCGCAGGGCGCGCGCGTGCCGGTGGGCGAGAGCGCAACCTACGACGAGCTGCGCGAGGCTTGCCGCCGGTGTCGGGCGTGCGAGCAGTGCGAGGGGGCGACCCAGGCCGTCTTCGGCGAGGGCCCCGCCGACGCCCGGCTGATGCTCGTCGGCGAGCAGCCCGGCGACACGGAAGACCGCGTCGGCCGACCCTTCGTCGGCCCGGCCGGCCAGGTCCTCGACCGCGCGCTCGCCGCCGCCGGCATCGGGCGCGACACGGTCTATGTGACCAGCGCGGTCAAGCATTTTGGCTACGAGCAGCGCGGCGACAAGCGCATCCACAAGCGCCCCGACAGCTACGTCACCGAGATGTGTCGCCCCTGGCTCACCGCCGAGCTCGAACTCGTGCGCCCGCAGGTCATCGTCGCCCTGGGCGCCACGTCGGCCGGCGTGCTGTGCGGCCGGCGGGTCGCCGTGACCAAAGAGCGCGGCCAACCCATCCGAACCCCGCACGCCGAGCTGTTGATCCCCACGTTCCACCCCGCCGCGATCCTGCGTCATCCCGACACGACCGCCCAGCAACAACGCTTCGACGCCCTCGTCGACGACCTTCGCCGAGCCGGACAGGCCGTCGAGGCGCCCGAAAACTCGTCGTGGCGACCGATGGTGTCGTCGTAACGACGGATTGGGTCGTCGTGGTGAGCAGAGGAGTCGTCGAGGTGAGCAGAGCGGTCGTCGAGGTGAGCAGAGCGGCCGTCGAGGTGAGCAGAGCAGCCGTCGAGGTGAGCAGAGGAGTCGTCTAAGCACTCGTCGAGGTCGTCGAGGTGGTCGCGAAGGTCGTCGAGGTGGTCGCGAAGGTCGTCGAGGTGAGCAGAGCGGTCGTCGAGGTGAGCAGAGCGGTCGTCGAGGTGAGCAGAGGAGTCGTCGAGGTGAGCAGAGGAGTCGTCGAGGTGAGCAGAGCAGTCGTCGAGGTGAAACGCTTGCAAGCGCTGCGGCCCCCGCATAGAGTGGCCGCGCAGTCATACAACAACTTTGCCTTGGAGGAGCAGTTATGGAACGCGACGTCGAAAAGATCACCGACCGAGAGTATTTCGCCAAAACCCTGCGCCGAGTCGCCGACGCCGTCGAAGCCGGCGAGTCGTTCCGCATTCAGGTCGCCGGCCACCGCTTCACGGTGCCCGCCGACGCGACTATGTCCGTCGAGCACGAAGCCGAGGCCGGCGAGGAAGAGCTCGAGCTGCAATTCAAGTGGGGCAGCTGAGTTGTCGCCGACGCGATGATGCATCAGTAAGGGCAGCGCGTTATCGCGCTGCTCTTTTTTTGTGCCCGTCTCGTAGCGCAATGACGAGGCGCGCGCGCAGAAAGGGTTGCGGAAATCGCATTAAATTCGTTAAAAAGACCTCTATCTGGTGAAACACTGTGGGAGGCAGGCGATGGCAAATAGAGGCGACGAAGAGGCCGCCGAGGGCACATTGGAAGGGCGCGGCGCAGAGATCTTTGCCGAGATGGCCAACGGGCTACCGTTGATCGTGTGGGTCCACGATGCGTCCGGCGAGCAGGTGATGGTCAACGACACCTTCTGCGAGTTCTTCGGGGTGACTCGCGAGCAGATGAAGGGCGACCGGTGGCAGGTGCTGATGCATCCCGACGATGCCGACGCGTACACCGAAGAGTTCCTGGCCTGTATCGAGGAGCAACGACCGTTCCATGCCGAGGTGCGCGTGCAGCGCGGCGACGGTGAGTGGCGCTGGATCGAATCGTGGGGGCGGCCGCGCTTTTCGGCGGCCGGAGAGTTTCGCGGAATGGTGGGCACCAGCGCCGACATCACCGAGCGCAAGCAGGCGACCGAGGAGTTGGCTCGGGCTAACCAGCGCATTGCCGAGCAACACGAAGACCTGCAGAAGAGTGCCGAGAGACTGCGCGAGGCCAACCGGCGCAAGAATGATTACTTGGCCATGCTCGGCCACGAGCTGCGAAATCCGCTGGCCGCCGTTCAAAGCGCGACTGAGCTGGTGGGAGTGGCCGCGATGGAGAACCCGCGGCTCGAGCAGGCCGTCGAGGTGTTGTCGCGTCAGTCCGAGCACATGGTTCGCCTGATCGACGGACTCTTGGAGGTCTCGCGCATCGCGCGGGGCAAGGTCACTATCGACAAGGACGTGGTCGATCTGCGCACGGTGTGTGCGGAGGTGCTCGAGGACCGCCGCACCCGGGTGGACGAGGCCGGTCTGTGCATGGAGGTCCAACTCCCCGACACCCCCGTGTGGGTGTCGATCGACGAGGTGCGCACCGTCCAGATCTTGGACAATCTGATTTCGAACGCCATCAAGTTTACGCCCGAGCCGGGCCAGATTTCTTTTGCGCTGCACCCCGAGGGCGAGTCGGCGGTGATGCGCGTGTGCGACACCGGAGTGGGTATCGCGCCCGACAAGTTGTCGACGATCTTCGAGACCTTTCATCAG
It encodes:
- a CDS encoding putative DNA modification/repair radical SAM protein; this translates as MARPQVNRNQVNRNKTIKDKLAILADAAKYDASCASSGVKRKNKSGGLGNSTGVGICHSYTPDGRCISLLKILLTNFCIYDCKYCINRASSNVPRARFTPDEVVRLTVEFYKRNYIEGLFLSSGIIRDVDYTMDQLAEVARKLRQEHDFNGYIHLKAVPGASDEAVQKAGRWADRLSANIELPTQDDLDELAPAKTVDDVEKTMGEIRQRRDEAKAAKKSKAKDAPRFMPAGQSTQMIVGATPSTDRTILQTADRLYTNHKLKRVYYSAYSPIPDVDPMLPAQTPPLIREHRLYQADWLMRFYGFQAAEIVEEEDNLPLDIDPKLAWAIRHRDLFPVDLNRASFEEIVRVPGIGVRNAKRIVAMRRKRRVRLEDLRKMRSNVRKAAPFVITADKNPHLRRLDDLDLRYQLADRSEQLSLFDAGQSSRLGA
- a CDS encoding UdgX family uracil-DNA binding protein (This protein belongs to the uracil DNA glycosylase superfamily, members of which act in excision repair of DNA. However, it belongs more specifically to UdgX branch, whose founding member was found to bind uracil in DNA (where it does not belong), without cleaving it, appears to promote DNA repair by a pathway involving RecA, rather than base excision.), whose amino-acid sequence is MLEVCIDNGWEQWRDLARELVRRDVAPVDVTWRDAGERQQTLLGAVDTVSLDDVLERPPTRPRPRVSRRFVDVAKLASFHRDPTRWGRLYKLLWRLAAGEAGLMDVRTDADVAEVEAMAKAVRRDAHKMKAFVRFKKLVVDGEEFFVAWHRPDHRIVRKVAPFFKDRFAAMNWTIMTPDETVSWDGERLSFDEGTPRSEAPQSDELEGLWKTYYRSIFNPARIKLQAMFAEMPKKHWATMPETAAIPRMLQEASARVRSMVDASPQGARVPVGESATYDELREACRRCRACEQCEGATQAVFGEGPADARLMLVGEQPGDTEDRVGRPFVGPAGQVLDRALAAAGIGRDTVYVTSAVKHFGYEQRGDKRIHKRPDSYVTEMCRPWLTAELELVRPQVIVALGATSAGVLCGRRVAVTKERGQPIRTPHAELLIPTFHPAAILRHPDTTAQQQRFDALVDDLRRAGQAVEAPENSSWRPMVSS
- a CDS encoding amphi-Trp domain-containing protein; amino-acid sequence: MERDVEKITDREYFAKTLRRVADAVEAGESFRIQVAGHRFTVPADATMSVEHEAEAGEEELELQFKWGS
- a CDS encoding hybrid sensor histidine kinase/response regulator; translated protein: MANRGDEEAAEGTLEGRGAEIFAEMANGLPLIVWVHDASGEQVMVNDTFCEFFGVTREQMKGDRWQVLMHPDDADAYTEEFLACIEEQRPFHAEVRVQRGDGEWRWIESWGRPRFSAAGEFRGMVGTSADITERKQATEELARANQRIAEQHEDLQKSAERLREANRRKNDYLAMLGHELRNPLAAVQSATELVGVAAMENPRLEQAVEVLSRQSEHMVRLIDGLLEVSRIARGKVTIDKDVVDLRTVCAEVLEDRRTRVDEAGLCMEVQLPDTPVWVSIDEVRTVQILDNLISNAIKFTPEPGQISFALHPEGESAVMRVCDTGVGIAPDKLSTIFETFHQESQHHERSSGGLGLGLAMAKSLAELHDGSIEAHSDGLGQGAEFTVRLPLHAEPPRRDEASDTTKPGVRSILLVEDNRDVAAMLHDLLAVQGHDVTVVHNGADALEALEAGRYDLCLCDIGLPDMSGHEIARAARSSDAIDDVTLVALTGYGQADDRARSKEAGFDAHLTKPVRLNDLTEVLGSAR